In Arachis hypogaea cultivar Tifrunner chromosome 17, arahy.Tifrunner.gnm2.J5K5, whole genome shotgun sequence, a single window of DNA contains:
- the LOC112765067 gene encoding uncharacterized protein isoform X2 — MAEDKGFSVLDNRFGYDKKSDTDIMYPMYFGVSCAFFALQALTKPHVEVEKWSEIRDSILQGSAQLLGLIVWKVQKGVPDGEEYRKILFKLRNAEREIENLKKMRHEDAKANEKVVGIFAAQEQSWLHERRKLRQHIGALMNELRVFEKKKDEAVSEMSQKLKEMEDLLESRDKVIQEGEQKRKELEENLAKAEREAEELRESVKLEAQEHSSDLRKHKTAFIELVSNQRQLEAELGRAMKQLEAAKQELGSVLEKKEESELLAQKLSIEIARLHKDLEQKDKILSAMLRKSKLDTAEKQMLLKEVKLSKARRKHAEQESERWKAVSEGKHERHSLKSMLVNLSSRMDVFPAARVGQHSSTGSSQIAQESDSFPHFADKYLPQRTEGLSIPANAKRLDDWMRAEAERYAALIEQRHHLELDAFTEQMRMKDEKLEAFRWQLLRMELETKQLQSHLEGLVKDVTQLRHDKMRLETLVLEREDELASLKEKFSSQMRSFNCIRNNNSNLHPQPSEPVQQDAVCSKVKVVKRKSGEKEQEIVETLIEVDCEKEVHPVAHDQFNNDANSVVQSQNNEIEVEKDISMEGSSSIMQNQSPNPNQIEVDGAEKIASTSQPSNKTKQSPWKMDLHALGVSYKIKRLKQQLVLVERLAGMQASDEKSETSDESKGGMKAYLSLTALLNKQVGRYQSLQEKTDDLCKRMYENDIYARRGDMNGGARSTLEQFLEETFQLQRYIVATGQKLMEIQSKIDSGYGGVAEEMEKSAGIDMKRFADSIKNLFQEVQRGLEVRTSRIIGDLEGTLACDGITSFRR; from the exons ATGGCAGAGGATAAGGGATTCTCTGTCTTGGATAATAGATTTGGGTATGACAAGAAGAGTGACACTGATATTATGTATCCTATGTATTTTGGTGTTTCTTGTGCGTTTTTTGCACTCCAAGCACTCACAAAACCACATGTTGAGGTTGAAAAATGGAGTGAAATCCGTGACAGCATACTCCAAGGGAGTGCACAGCTGCTTGGGTTGATTGTGTGGAAGGTTCAGAAAGGGGTTCCGGATGGAGAAGAATATAGGAAGATTCTCTTCAAGCTCAGGAATGCTGAGAGGGAGATTGAGAATCTCAAGAAGATGAGGCATGAGGATGCAAAGGCCAATGAGAAAGTTGTGGGGATCTTTGCTGCACAGGAGCAGAGTTGGTTGCATGAAAGGCGGAAACTTCGGCAGCACATTGGGGCTCTGATGAATGAGCTGAGagtgtttgaaaagaaaaaggatgagGCTGTCTCTGAAATGAGCCAGAAATTGAAGGAAATGGAGGATTTGCTGGAGTCCAGGGACAAAGTGATTCAAGAAGGGGAGCAGAAGAGGAAGGAGTTGGAGGAAAATCTTGCAAAGGCTGAAAGGGAAGCAGAAGAATTGAGAGAATCTGTTAAGCTTGAAGCTCAGGAACACTCCTCTGATCTCAGGAAGCACAAAACTGCCTTCATTGAGCTGGTGTCAAACCAACGGCAGCTAGAAGCGGAGCTTGGCCGCGCCATGAAGCAGTTGGAGGCTGCAAAGCAGGAGCTCGGTTCAGTCTTGGAGAAGAAGGAGGAGTCAGAATTGTTGGCCCAAAAATTGTCTATTGAGATTGCAAGGCTACATAAGGATTTGGAGCAGAAAGACAAGATTTTGTCAGCAATGTTGAGGAAATCAAAGCTTGATACAGCGGAGAAGCAAATGCTGTTAAAGGAGGTTAAATTGTCAAAGGCTAGGAGGAAGCATGCTGAGCAAGAATCTGAAAGGTGGAAAGCAGTTTCAGAAGGGAAACATGAGAGACATTCCTTGAAGAGCATGTTGGTGAACTTGAGTTCAAGGATGGATGTTTTCCCTGCTGCTAGAGTTGGGCAGCATAGTTCAACAGGATCATCACAGATTGCACAGGAATCAGATTCTTTTCCACACTTTGCTGATAAATATTTGCCACAAAGAACTGAAGGCTTGT CCATTCCTGCTAATGCTAAGCGATTGGATGATTGGATGCGAGCCGAAGCAGAAAGATACGCGGCTCTGATTGAACAAAGGCACCATTTGGAGCTGGATGCTTTTACAGAACAAATGAGAATGAAAGATGAGAAGCTAGAGGCGTTTCGCTGGCAGTTGTTGAGAATGGAACTAGAAACAAAGCAGCTTCAGTCACATTTGGAGGGGCTGGTGAAGGATGTTACACAGCTGAGACATGACAAGATGAGATTGGAGACCTTAGTGTTGGAGAGAGAAGATGAACTTGCTTCACTGAAAGAGAAATTTTCCTCACAAATGAGGTCATTCAACTGTATTAGAAATAACAACTCAAATTTGCATCCACAGCCTTCAGAACCAGTGCAACAAGATGCTGTCTGCTCTAAAGTCAAGGTTGTGAAGAGAAAATCAGGTgagaaagaacaagaaattgtggAAACTTTGATTGAAGTGGATTGTGAAAAGGAAGTGCACCCTGTGGCACATGATCAATTCAATAATGATGCTAATTCAGTAGTGCAGTCTCAAAACAATGAAATTGAAGTAGAAAAAGATATTTCTATGGAGGGTAGTAGTAGCATTATGCAGAACCAAAGTCCAAATCCTAATCAAATAGAAGTTGATGGTGCTGAAAAGATAGCATCTACCAGCCAGCCATCTAATAAGACAAAACAATCCCCATGGAAGATGGATCTCCATGCTCTTGGTGTTTCTTACAAGATCAAGAGGCTGAAGCAGCAACTTGTTCTTGTCGAAAGGTTGGCCGGAATGCAGGCTAGTGATGAAAAATCAGAAACCAGTGATGAGAGCAAAGGTGGTATGAAGGCATATCTGTCCTTGACTGCTTTGCTAAATAAACAAGTTGGAAGATACCAATCCCTCCAAGAAAAGACTGATGATCTTTGCAAAAGGATG TATGAGAATGACATATATGCAAGGCGTGGAGACATGAATGGTGGTGCAAGATCAACACTAGAACAGTTTCTAGAGGAGACATTTCAGTTACAAAGGTACATAGTTGCAACAGGACAAAAGCTGATGGAAATCCAATCAAAGATTGATTCTGGGTATGGTGGGGTGGCAGAGGAGATGGAGAAGAGTGCTGGCATTGACATGAAGCGCTTTGCTGACAGCATCAAGAACCTGTTCCAAGAAGTCCAAAGGGGTCTAGAAGTTCGCACATCAAGAATCATTGGTGACCTTGAAGGAACACTTGCTTGTGATGGAATCACATCTTTCAGGAGATAG
- the LOC112765067 gene encoding uncharacterized protein isoform X1 — protein MSIIIESIGIYLWPEIICREAKENQNPIIVMAEDKGFSVLDNRFGYDKKSDTDIMYPMYFGVSCAFFALQALTKPHVEVEKWSEIRDSILQGSAQLLGLIVWKVQKGVPDGEEYRKILFKLRNAEREIENLKKMRHEDAKANEKVVGIFAAQEQSWLHERRKLRQHIGALMNELRVFEKKKDEAVSEMSQKLKEMEDLLESRDKVIQEGEQKRKELEENLAKAEREAEELRESVKLEAQEHSSDLRKHKTAFIELVSNQRQLEAELGRAMKQLEAAKQELGSVLEKKEESELLAQKLSIEIARLHKDLEQKDKILSAMLRKSKLDTAEKQMLLKEVKLSKARRKHAEQESERWKAVSEGKHERHSLKSMLVNLSSRMDVFPAARVGQHSSTGSSQIAQESDSFPHFADKYLPQRTEGLSIPANAKRLDDWMRAEAERYAALIEQRHHLELDAFTEQMRMKDEKLEAFRWQLLRMELETKQLQSHLEGLVKDVTQLRHDKMRLETLVLEREDELASLKEKFSSQMRSFNCIRNNNSNLHPQPSEPVQQDAVCSKVKVVKRKSGEKEQEIVETLIEVDCEKEVHPVAHDQFNNDANSVVQSQNNEIEVEKDISMEGSSSIMQNQSPNPNQIEVDGAEKIASTSQPSNKTKQSPWKMDLHALGVSYKIKRLKQQLVLVERLAGMQASDEKSETSDESKGGMKAYLSLTALLNKQVGRYQSLQEKTDDLCKRMYENDIYARRGDMNGGARSTLEQFLEETFQLQRYIVATGQKLMEIQSKIDSGYGGVAEEMEKSAGIDMKRFADSIKNLFQEVQRGLEVRTSRIIGDLEGTLACDGITSFRR, from the exons ATGTCTATCATTATTGAATCAATTGGGATCTATCTATGGCCAGAAATCAT TTGCAGAGAGGCAAAGGAGAACCAAAACCCCATTATAGTAATGGCAGAGGATAAGGGATTCTCTGTCTTGGATAATAGATTTGGGTATGACAAGAAGAGTGACACTGATATTATGTATCCTATGTATTTTGGTGTTTCTTGTGCGTTTTTTGCACTCCAAGCACTCACAAAACCACATGTTGAGGTTGAAAAATGGAGTGAAATCCGTGACAGCATACTCCAAGGGAGTGCACAGCTGCTTGGGTTGATTGTGTGGAAGGTTCAGAAAGGGGTTCCGGATGGAGAAGAATATAGGAAGATTCTCTTCAAGCTCAGGAATGCTGAGAGGGAGATTGAGAATCTCAAGAAGATGAGGCATGAGGATGCAAAGGCCAATGAGAAAGTTGTGGGGATCTTTGCTGCACAGGAGCAGAGTTGGTTGCATGAAAGGCGGAAACTTCGGCAGCACATTGGGGCTCTGATGAATGAGCTGAGagtgtttgaaaagaaaaaggatgagGCTGTCTCTGAAATGAGCCAGAAATTGAAGGAAATGGAGGATTTGCTGGAGTCCAGGGACAAAGTGATTCAAGAAGGGGAGCAGAAGAGGAAGGAGTTGGAGGAAAATCTTGCAAAGGCTGAAAGGGAAGCAGAAGAATTGAGAGAATCTGTTAAGCTTGAAGCTCAGGAACACTCCTCTGATCTCAGGAAGCACAAAACTGCCTTCATTGAGCTGGTGTCAAACCAACGGCAGCTAGAAGCGGAGCTTGGCCGCGCCATGAAGCAGTTGGAGGCTGCAAAGCAGGAGCTCGGTTCAGTCTTGGAGAAGAAGGAGGAGTCAGAATTGTTGGCCCAAAAATTGTCTATTGAGATTGCAAGGCTACATAAGGATTTGGAGCAGAAAGACAAGATTTTGTCAGCAATGTTGAGGAAATCAAAGCTTGATACAGCGGAGAAGCAAATGCTGTTAAAGGAGGTTAAATTGTCAAAGGCTAGGAGGAAGCATGCTGAGCAAGAATCTGAAAGGTGGAAAGCAGTTTCAGAAGGGAAACATGAGAGACATTCCTTGAAGAGCATGTTGGTGAACTTGAGTTCAAGGATGGATGTTTTCCCTGCTGCTAGAGTTGGGCAGCATAGTTCAACAGGATCATCACAGATTGCACAGGAATCAGATTCTTTTCCACACTTTGCTGATAAATATTTGCCACAAAGAACTGAAGGCTTGT CCATTCCTGCTAATGCTAAGCGATTGGATGATTGGATGCGAGCCGAAGCAGAAAGATACGCGGCTCTGATTGAACAAAGGCACCATTTGGAGCTGGATGCTTTTACAGAACAAATGAGAATGAAAGATGAGAAGCTAGAGGCGTTTCGCTGGCAGTTGTTGAGAATGGAACTAGAAACAAAGCAGCTTCAGTCACATTTGGAGGGGCTGGTGAAGGATGTTACACAGCTGAGACATGACAAGATGAGATTGGAGACCTTAGTGTTGGAGAGAGAAGATGAACTTGCTTCACTGAAAGAGAAATTTTCCTCACAAATGAGGTCATTCAACTGTATTAGAAATAACAACTCAAATTTGCATCCACAGCCTTCAGAACCAGTGCAACAAGATGCTGTCTGCTCTAAAGTCAAGGTTGTGAAGAGAAAATCAGGTgagaaagaacaagaaattgtggAAACTTTGATTGAAGTGGATTGTGAAAAGGAAGTGCACCCTGTGGCACATGATCAATTCAATAATGATGCTAATTCAGTAGTGCAGTCTCAAAACAATGAAATTGAAGTAGAAAAAGATATTTCTATGGAGGGTAGTAGTAGCATTATGCAGAACCAAAGTCCAAATCCTAATCAAATAGAAGTTGATGGTGCTGAAAAGATAGCATCTACCAGCCAGCCATCTAATAAGACAAAACAATCCCCATGGAAGATGGATCTCCATGCTCTTGGTGTTTCTTACAAGATCAAGAGGCTGAAGCAGCAACTTGTTCTTGTCGAAAGGTTGGCCGGAATGCAGGCTAGTGATGAAAAATCAGAAACCAGTGATGAGAGCAAAGGTGGTATGAAGGCATATCTGTCCTTGACTGCTTTGCTAAATAAACAAGTTGGAAGATACCAATCCCTCCAAGAAAAGACTGATGATCTTTGCAAAAGGATG TATGAGAATGACATATATGCAAGGCGTGGAGACATGAATGGTGGTGCAAGATCAACACTAGAACAGTTTCTAGAGGAGACATTTCAGTTACAAAGGTACATAGTTGCAACAGGACAAAAGCTGATGGAAATCCAATCAAAGATTGATTCTGGGTATGGTGGGGTGGCAGAGGAGATGGAGAAGAGTGCTGGCATTGACATGAAGCGCTTTGCTGACAGCATCAAGAACCTGTTCCAAGAAGTCCAAAGGGGTCTAGAAGTTCGCACATCAAGAATCATTGGTGACCTTGAAGGAACACTTGCTTGTGATGGAATCACATCTTTCAGGAGATAG
- the LOC112764683 gene encoding PP2A regulatory subunit TAP46, with translation MGESRMEEMTLPGLFEKARKIHATVTESGGADDETVRKGCEALEKCEEMVSKLGLFSPNETKDDISTNNLKYLLVPFYLAELTERITQDDRLQVIKASQAKLKEFISFCEAMELVPKEELEFYSQGVPKSVADQRARKIARFKRQRAAESKLLEIKERKERRGRSTRAAALSTPVEAGEEEVLDDDGEEEREAWNTTISLAICKAMDLLEMLKKEEDMLVAVKDKQSKDGDTEFSREALDERAKKAEAWHRDAAVRVQYTKPAQPITCATFAQDVLEGRAKASQAHEHKHQPLIFGPASLLNGSVTTERERMAAQVFQPSHRMPTMSIEEAGLKEMEIMNKWQERNARLMEEANSSWYKDNRPTRPGEDEDEDDDAAQEKARAWDDWKDDNPRGAGNKKLTPCG, from the exons ATGGGTGAGAGTAGAATGGAGGAGATGACGCTGCCAGGGTTGTTCGAGAAAGCTCGCAAGATCCACGCCACCGTGACGGAGTCCGGTGGCGCCGACGATGAGACGGTGAGGAAGGGTTGCGAGGCACTCGAGAAGTGCGAGGAGATGGTTAGCAAGCTGGGATTGTTCTCCCCAAACGAGACCAAAGACGATATCTCCACAAACAATCTCAAGTATCTTCTC GTGCCATTTTATCTTGCTGAGCTGACTGAAAGAATAACGCAGGATGATAGGTTACAGGTTATAAAGGCTTCACAGGCAAAGCTTAAG GAATTCATTTCCTTTTGTGAGGCAATGGAGCTGGTTCCAAAAGAGGAGCTAGAATTTTATTCGCAAGGGGTGCCAAAATCTGTTGCTGATCAGAGGGCCAGGAAG ATTGCTAGATTTAAGCGCCAGAGAGCTGCAGAGTCAAAGTTGCTGGAAATAAAAGAGCGAAAAGAACGGCGGGGGCGTTCTACTAGAGCAGCTGCACTTTCGACCCCTGTTGAGGCAGGAGAGGAAGAAGTATTGGATGATGAtggggaagaagaaagggag GCTTGGAATACTACCATATCATTGGCGATTTGCAAG GCAATGGATCTGCTGGAAATGTTGAAGAAAGAGGAAGATATGCTGGTTGCTGTAAAGGATAAACAATCCAAG GATGGAGATACGGAGTTCTCTAGGGAAGCTCTCGATGAACGTGCCAAGAAAGCAGAAGCTTGGCATCGGGATGCTGCAGTTCGTGTACAGTACACTAAACCGGCACAGCCAATCACATGTGCCACTTTTGCTCAGGATGTTCTGGAAGGAAGAGCTAAGGCTTCACAGGCACATGAACACAAACATCAACCGCTAATATTTGGACCAGCCAGTCTTTTGAACGGAAGCGTAACAACCGAGAGGGAAAGAATGGCTGCTCAGGTCTTCCAACCTAGTCATAG GATGCCAACCATGAGCATTGAGGAAGCAGGTCTTAAGGAAATGGAAATAATGAATAAATGGCAAGAGCGAAATGCCAGACTCATGGAAGAAGCCAACTCATCTTGGTACAAAGATAACAGGCCAACAAGGCCAGGAGAAGACGAAGATGAAGATGACGATGCTGCCCAGGAGAAAGCGCGGGCATGGGATGATTGGAAGGATGATAATCCCAGGGGTGCCGGAAACAAGAAACTCACTCCATGCGGCTAA
- the LOC112765149 gene encoding phytolongin Phyl2.2, which yields MVTDPELIKYVCIARATTVLAHRRATTADPDVECLASKCIALAPPNHSLFTQTLKRRSYTFLIDPPFVFFAIFDHRLIKPFQLRFLHRLRDSSSAFLRSQPPTKDDDFVAFCFQSQFDSIFGETLDFESGGTDAAPVSRSPIVESPSTAANKIGRSPSTVPLLGKPQEGMLLKKKKRVVEAVNGEVKDGGGSPENKVDVCSDEANGGGGTRDFSLGVAAKGGCVANDHHRQKAKHIWKKHVWVVLLLDLSVCMVLFVIWLWVCSGFKCMTY from the coding sequence ATGGTGACGGATCCGGAGCTGATCAAATACGTGTGCATTGCAAGGGCCACCACCGTCCTGGCCCACCGCCGCGCCACCACCGCCGATCCCGACGTCGAGTGCCTCGCTTCCAAATGCATCGCTCTGGCACCTCCGAACCACTCTCTCTTCACCCAAACCCTAAAACGCCGCTCTTACACCTTCCTCATAGACCCTCCCTTCGTCTTCTTCGCCATCTTTGACCACCGGTTAATCAAGCCCTTCCAGCTCCGCTTCCTCCACCGCCTCCGCGACTCCTCCTCCGCCTTCCTCCGATCCCAACCCCCAACCAAAGATGATGACTTTGTAGCGTTCTGCTTTCAGTCCCAATTCGATTCCATATTCGGCGAAACGCTCGATTTCGAATCAGGGGGGACCGACGCCGCCCCCGTTTCGAGAAGCCCTATCGTGGAATCTCCATCCACCGCCGCCAACAAGATAGGGAGGTCGCCGTCGACGGTGCCGCTCCTCGGGAAGCCACAGGAGGGGATGttgttgaaaaagaagaagagggtgGTGGAGGCCGTCAACGGAGAAGTCAAAGACGGTGGTGGCTCGCCGGAGAACAAGGTGGACGTTTGTTCCGACGAAGCAAACGGCGGCGGCGGAACAAGGGACTTCTCGCTAGGGGTGGCGGCGAAGGGTGGTTGCGTGGCCAACGATCATCATCGGCAGAAAGCGAAGCATATATGGAAGAAGCACGTTTGGGTGGTTCTGCTTCTTGATTTGTCCGTTTGCATGGTTTTGTTCGTGATTTGGTTATGGGTTTGCAGCGGATTTAAGTGCATGACCTATTGA